In the Vibrio gigantis genome, one interval contains:
- a CDS encoding tyrosine-type recombinase/integrase, producing MQSRKFKFNKRQLDSLPPTPSTSRSKETEYTDELCSGLKIIINRQGRRRFLFRYTYFGKKKSLQIGEYPALDINTARQIANDHKREIALGNDPKAMRDEKSNVLSFQEFAEEHYLPYARMNKLTAKNDVGNLKLHFYPKWGKKSITDISQQDIQKLLDGVLETRKPSTVNRLRSLALRMFRLAMEWGYVDKNPGQYIRKLKENNLRNRFLNRKEVSSFIKACNDEPNRTQGNALKFALLTGMRIGEITNSKWDCLTVDDDGNWSLFLPHTKSGLSRTVLLNNLAKEVIHDQRRFQIRKNPYIFAGDAPGRPIAHPKKAFARIKKAAGIYDDFRIHDLRHSFASILINSGNATLYDVQHLLGHQSPQTSTRYAHLASSRLREVSANVSELIKDVTFAL from the coding sequence ATGCAATCACGTAAATTCAAATTCAATAAGCGCCAACTTGATTCATTACCGCCGACGCCGTCGACAAGTCGAAGTAAAGAAACTGAGTATACGGATGAGCTCTGTAGCGGTCTGAAAATTATAATTAATAGACAAGGGAGACGTAGGTTCCTATTCAGATACACCTATTTCGGGAAAAAGAAATCGTTACAAATTGGTGAGTATCCCGCGCTAGATATCAACACTGCGAGACAGATAGCCAATGACCACAAGCGAGAGATAGCACTAGGCAATGACCCTAAGGCTATGAGGGATGAAAAATCCAATGTACTTAGTTTTCAGGAATTTGCGGAAGAACACTACTTACCCTACGCCCGAATGAACAAACTCACTGCTAAAAATGATGTCGGTAACTTGAAGCTACATTTCTATCCTAAATGGGGCAAGAAAAGCATCACCGATATCAGCCAACAAGACATTCAAAAGCTACTCGATGGAGTTCTAGAAACAAGGAAACCATCAACAGTGAATAGATTACGTTCCTTAGCCCTTAGAATGTTCCGGTTAGCCATGGAATGGGGGTATGTAGACAAGAATCCGGGGCAGTACATAAGGAAGCTTAAGGAGAACAATCTAAGAAACAGATTCCTGAACCGAAAAGAGGTTTCATCCTTCATCAAGGCATGTAACGACGAACCTAATCGTACTCAAGGGAATGCCTTAAAATTCGCCCTACTTACCGGGATGAGAATTGGTGAAATTACTAACTCTAAGTGGGACTGTCTTACCGTCGACGACGACGGCAATTGGAGCCTATTCCTACCACACACAAAATCGGGGTTATCAAGGACGGTTTTACTCAATAATTTAGCTAAGGAGGTAATACATGACCAACGACGATTTCAGATACGTAAGAACCCCTATATCTTTGCCGGAGATGCACCCGGTAGACCTATCGCACATCCAAAGAAGGCATTCGCTCGAATCAAGAAAGCAGCGGGGATCTATGATGATTTCCGTATACACGACCTCAGGCATAGCTTTGCTTCAATTTTAATCAATAGTGGAAACGCCACGCTCTATGATGTTCAGCATTTACTTGGACATCAGAGTCCTCAAACTTCGACTAGGTATGCTCATTTGGCTAGCTCAAGGTTGAGAGAGGTTAGTGCTAATGTGTCAGAGTTAATAAAAGACGTAACTTTTGCTTTATAA
- a CDS encoding retron St85 family RNA-directed DNA polymerase codes for MKLPILSRIPPDIFPKGLNNYLASSPSGHYKVYKIPKRTFGFRVIAQPTSELKNIQRSIITQIKPLVKIHNSSKAYMDGIGIKENASVHVKSNYLLKLDLENFFNSLTPPMLLNAIDYQNIELVSEEIPPLVELLFWNRTKKKTPNFVLSVGAPSSPFLSNLIMCEFDKIVTESCSLNGVNYSRYADDLTFSTLNKDVLFSIPNFIESCLHELFKGKIKLNRSKTTFSSKAHNRHVTGVTLANNNKISLGRERKRHIRALLHKFSINSIRDKEDIEHLKGLIGFAKYIEPSFLDKMKIKYGEKLIFKLLKYDGIS; via the coding sequence ATGAAGCTTCCAATTCTTAGTCGCATACCTCCAGATATTTTTCCTAAAGGGCTCAATAACTACTTAGCGAGTAGCCCTTCTGGTCACTATAAAGTATATAAAATACCTAAAAGAACATTTGGGTTTAGGGTAATTGCACAACCTACATCTGAGTTGAAAAACATTCAACGTTCCATCATCACTCAAATTAAACCTTTAGTAAAAATTCATAATTCATCTAAAGCCTATATGGATGGTATTGGTATAAAAGAAAATGCCAGCGTTCATGTTAAGTCCAACTATTTGTTAAAGTTAGACTTGGAGAATTTCTTCAACAGTTTAACACCACCTATGTTATTAAATGCGATAGATTATCAAAATATAGAATTGGTTAGTGAAGAGATCCCCCCTTTAGTGGAGTTACTTTTTTGGAATAGAACAAAAAAGAAAACACCTAACTTTGTACTTAGTGTAGGAGCTCCATCTTCTCCATTCCTTTCAAACCTAATCATGTGTGAATTTGATAAAATTGTAACAGAAAGCTGTAGCTTGAATGGTGTAAATTATTCCAGATATGCTGATGATTTGACATTTTCCACTTTAAATAAAGATGTTCTTTTTAGCATTCCAAACTTTATTGAGTCATGTTTACATGAATTATTTAAAGGAAAAATAAAACTAAATAGATCCAAGACCACTTTTTCATCTAAAGCACATAATCGACATGTAACAGGGGTTACACTAGCTAATAATAACAAGATATCGCTAGGCCGAGAGAGAAAGAGACATATTAGAGCTTTATTACATAAATTTTCAATAAACTCGATTCGGGATAAAGAAGATATTGAACATTTGAAAGGACTTATAGGCTTTGCTAAATATATAGAACCGAGCTTCTTAGATAAAATGAAAATAAAGTATGGTGAAAAGCTTATTTTT